The proteins below are encoded in one region of Drosophila santomea strain STO CAGO 1482 chromosome 2R, Prin_Dsan_1.1, whole genome shotgun sequence:
- the LOC120445602 gene encoding probable chitinase 10 isoform X5: MQLNALCMLVVVLAIAVKAHIRIDELGVHLESNYKRAFIRSAVESIPLDNNTKLLVRNSAKPEFGNAFLPLRNAVESIPTPYQSNTSKLRKNSDIRSFVRDAVESLPNDEDGLEHMGFSTKYYNSASEDVEGVDPKSKKSTQHVNLNPWTISNKYAAFIAPGNSDDFYPMSYRAGSPHQELLNIMNIKPVKQPDKLDRYAERQSYGVLGYSNLPYQQSYGALGLVNRNDFKVTTKVLCYMSNWAFYRSGEAHFVPEQIDPNLCSVIIYSFASLDTDHLTIREFDSWVDLDNQYYRRVTSLGVPVLIALGGWTDSSGSKYSRLVSDNLRRRVFVSSVSSFLLRHGFSGLHLDWNYPKCWQSDCSRGPATDRPNLTKLLRELRTEFHSVNPKFQLGVAISGYKEIIMEAYDFPALSDIVDYMTVMTYDYHGAWEKKTGHVSPLYGLSSDTYPQYNTNYTMQLLLKMGAKREKLVLSIPFYGQSFTLAHAQQILAGPGVAATGPGEAGELTKQPGMLAYYEICERLTKFKWKSDRDLNLTFGPFAMLNDQWVGYDDATSVQAKARYAANNNFAGVAAWTVDLDDFRNLCCSESYPLLRAINRELGRLDSNPPTHPNCERPTLSVPPIPPQMTTISSEDSGGLVQNHDHTTSLPSWEDSSSLMFSTTKNPNPVSTTATSTVHWWSSSTERPREPTMTTARPTHTTIPVPAVIYPVAQASNCKSGEFYADSKNCNAYYHCIIAGELRQQFCPGGLHWNNEAKGCDWPSSAQCSLKLDQHLSTSYPKPTQTSKKPETTLKPNKKPLATSVHHPVSNTSSGPQYLRPTLLECNEGEYYPHRNCRKYYICVNKALVPSECGGDLHWDGIKKLCDWPENVQCVTSQKYLKIIQSSSANEEDPCNGEKRVPYPGNCSKYLFCLWNRLQANDCPPGLHYNEVIGNCDWPAAAKCNPKGEESSGEAEMNDISKPPNFTHPTNPTENPVAKPLDSYYKVICYFTNWAWYRKGIGRFTPDDIHTDLCTHIIYGFAVLDHSELILRTHDSWADVENKFYTRVSSLKSKGIKVSLALGGWNDSQGDKYSRLVRSPVARARFVRHALEFIEKYGFEGLDLDWEYPVCWQTECNKGSTEEKEGFTAWVQELSVAFRPRGLLLSTAVSPSRKIIDAGYDIPQLSRYFDWIAVMTYDFHGHWDKKTGHVAPLYHHPDDDFEHFNVNSSINYWIEKGAPSRKLVMGIPLYGQSFTLENNNSCGINAKAPGPGVAGEFTRAAGFLAYYELPSGTSME, from the exons atgCAACTCAATGCCTTGTGTATGCTTGTG GTTGTCTTGGCAATAGCTGTAAAAGCCCACATTCGCATTGATGAACTGGGGGTCCATTTGGAATCCAATTATAAGCGTGCATTTATTCGTTCTGCGGTGGAGAGCATACCTTTGGATAACAACACAAAACTCCTAGTCCGTAACAGTGCAAAACCTGAGTTTGGGAACGCTTTTCTACCACTGCGGAATGCTGTGGAGAGTATTCCAACGCCATATCAGAGCAACACTTCTAAGCTAAGAAAGAACTCTGATATACGTTCTTTTGTACGTGATGCTGTAGAGTCATTGCCAAATGATGAAGATGGGCTGGAACACATGGGATTTTCcacaaaatattataatagtGCTAGCGAGGATGTTGAAGGTGTAGAcccgaaaagcaaaaagtcAACACAACATGTAAATTTAAATCCTTGGACCATTTCCAATAAGTACGCTGCTTTTATTGCCCCCGGAAACTCAGACGACTTTTATCCGATGTCATACCGAGCCGGCTCACCGCATCAGGAGTTGCTTAATATTATGAACATCAAACCGGTTAAGCAACCCGATAAACTTGATCGGTACGCAGAGCGGCAGTCTTACGGTGTATTAGGATACAGTAACCTGCCATATCAGCAGTCCTATGGGGCTTTGGGATTGGTAAACAGGAATGACTTCAAAGTGACTACAAAAGTTCTCTGTTACATGTCGAACTGGGCATTTTACCGAAGTGGTGAAGCTCATTTTGTGCCTGAGCAGATTGACCCTAATCTCTGCTCTGTTATTATCTATTCGTTCGCCTCCCTAGATACCGACCACCTTACCATTCGAGAATTTGATTCATGGGTGGACTTGGATAACCAATACTACCGTCGGGTGACATCGCTGGGAGTTCCTGTATTAATCGCCTTGGGTGGATGGACGGATTCTAGCGGTTCCAAGTACTCACGCTTAGTTAGTGACAACCTTAGGCGACGGGTTTTTGTATCAAGTGTGAGCAGCTTTTTATTACGTCATGGATTCAGCGGGCTGCACCTAGACTGGAACTACCCGAAGTGCTGGCAGAGCGATTGCTCAAGGGGACCGGCGACTGACAGGCCAAATCTAACCAAGCTTCTTCGTGAACTGCGCACCGAGTTTCATAGTGTAAATCCAAAGTTTCAGTTGGGAGTGGCCATCTCTGGCTACAAGGAGATTATAATGGAGGCCTATGATTTTCCCGCTTTGTCAGACATTGTAGACTATATGACAGTAATGACCTATGACTACCACGGAGCCTGGGAAAAGAAAACGGGTCATGTGAGTCCACTTTACGGCTTATCATCGGATACGTATCCGCAGTACAATACGAACTATACCATGCAGTTACTCCTAAAAATGGGCgccaaaagggaaaaactTGTATTGAGCATTCCGTTTTACGGCCAAAGTTTCACATTGGCACACGCGCAGCAAATTCTTGCAGGCCCAGGAGTGGCAGCCACTGGACCTGGAGAGGCCGGTGAATTGACAAAGCAGCCAGGAATGCTAGCTTACTACGAGATTTGTGAGCGCCTAACAAAGTTCAAGTGGAAGAGTGATCGGGATTTAAACCTGACATTCGGTCCATTTGCTATGCTAAACGACCAATGGGTGGGATATGATGACGCAACCAGTGTCCAAGCGAAGGCTCGATATGCAGCTAACAATAACTTTGCCGGAGTGGCAGCCTGGACCGTTGACCTTGATGACTTCCGAAACCTATGTTGCAGTGAATCTTATCCTTTACTTAGGGCCATTAACAGAGAATTGGGTCGCTTAGACTCGAACCCGCCCACTCATCCAAACTGTGAACGTCCTACATTATCGGTCCCTCCGATACCGCCCCAAATGACAACAATTAGTAGCGAGGATTCTGGAGGATTGGTACAGAATCACGATCATACAACATCCTTGCCGAGCTGGGAGGACAGCAGTAGCCTCATGTTCAGTACTACAAAAAATCCGAATCCTGTAAGCACCACTGCCACAAGTACCGTTCATTGGTGGAGTTCATCTACAGAACGTCCACGCGAACCGACTATGACTACGGCAAGACCCACTCATACCACAATCCCCGTTCCAGCAGTGATTTACCCAGTGGCACAGGCGTCGAATTGCAAAAGCGGCGAGTTCTACGCTGACTCAAAAAATTGTAACGCTTACTATCACTGTATTATTGCGGGAGAGTTACGGCAACAGTTTTGTCCAGGCGGTCTTCACTGGAACAACGAGGCAAAAGGATGTGACTGGCCGTCATCCGCCCAATGTTCACTTAAGCTCGATCAACACCTAAGCACTTCTTATCCAAAACCGACTCAAACGTCTAAAAAGCCGGAGACGACTTTGAAGCCTAATAAGAAACCGTTAGCGACTTCCGTGCATCATCCCGTCAGTAACACCTCAAGCGGACCACAATATTTGCGTCCAACTTTATTGGAGTGCAATGAAGGGGAGTACTACCCCCACAGAAACTGCAGGAAATATTACATCTGCGTTAATAAAGCACTAGTACCCAGTGAATGTGGCGGAGACTTGCATTGGGACGGCATCAAAAAGCTTTGTGACTGGCCTGAGAACGTGCAATGCGTTACaagccaaaaatatttaaaaataatccaaTCGAGTAGTGCCAACGAAGAGGACCCGTGCAATGGCGAAAAGCGAGTACCATATCCGGGAAACTGTTCGAAATATCTCTTCTGCCTATGGAATCGCCTACAGGCTAATGATTGTCCACCTGGGCTGCACTATAATGAAGTAATTGGGAACTGCGACTGGCCTGCAGCTGCAAAATGCAATCCGAAAGGAGAGGAGAGCAGCGGAGAGGCAGAGATGAACGATATCTCAAAGCCTCCCAATTTTACGCATCCAACGAACCCGACAGAAAACCCCGTCGCTAAACCTCTTGATAGTTATTACAAAGTTATTTGCTACTTTACGAATTGGGCGTGGTACCGCAAAGGAATAGGTCGTTTTACTCCCGACGACATACACACGGATCTGTGCACTCACATAATTTATGGGTTTGCAGTGTTAGACCATTCCGAACTTATACTACGAACACATGATTCTTGGGCCGACGTTGAAAACAAGTTTTATACGAGGGTTAGCAGCCTCAAAAGCAAGGGCATCAAGGTGAGCTTAGCACTTGGGGGATGGAACGATTCGCAAGGTGATAAGTACAGTCGCCTAGTTCGAAGTCCAGTGGCCCGAGCCCGTTTTGTGCGCCACGCCCTCGAGTTCATTGAAAAATACGGCTTCGAGGGCCTTGATTTAGACTGGGAGTACCCCGTCTGCTGGCAAACGGAGTGCAACAAGGGGTCTACCGAGGAAAAGGAGGGTTTTACCGCTTGGGTACAAGAGCTGTCTGTAGCGTTTCGCCCTCGAGGACTATTGTTGTCGACTGCTGTATCACCTAGCAGGAAAATCATTGATGCCGGATACGACATTCCCCAGCTTTCTCGCTATTTTGATTGGATCGCTGTCATGACATATGATTTCCATGGGCATTGGGATAAAAAAACAGGGCATGTGGCACCTCTGTATCATCATCCCGATGATGACTTTGAACATTTTAACGTG AACTCTTCCATAAACTATTGGATAGAAAAAGGAGCTCCTTCACGAAAGTTAGTAATGGGTATTCCGCTATACGGCCAGTCATTTACTCTAGAAAATAACAACAGCTGTGGCATAAATGCCAAAGCCCCAGGACCAGGTGTAGCCGGCGAATTCACCAGAGCAGCTGGATTTCTTGCTTACTATGAG
- the LOC120445602 gene encoding probable chitinase 10 isoform X4 codes for MQLNALCMLVVVLAIAVKAHIRIDELGVHLESNYKRAFIRSAVESIPLDNNTKLLVRNSAKPEFGNAFLPLRNAVESIPTPYQSNTSKLRKNSDIRSFVRDAVESLPNDEDGLEHMGFSTKYYNSASEDVEGVDPKSKKSTQHVNLNPWTISNKYAAFIAPGNSDDFYPMSYRAGSPHQELLNIMNIKPVKQPDKLDRYAERQSYGVLGYSNLPYQQSYGALGLVNRNDFKVTTKVLCYMSNWAFYRSGEAHFVPEQIDPNLCSVIIYSFASLDTDHLTIREFDSWVDLDNQYYRRVTSLGVPVLIALGGWTDSSGSKYSRLVSDNLRRRVFVSSVSSFLLRHGFSGLHLDWNYPKCWQSDCSRGPATDRPNLTKLLRELRTEFHSVNPKFQLGVAISGYKEIIMEAYDFPALSDIVDYMTVMTYDYHGAWEKKTGHVSPLYGLSSDTYPQYNTNYTMQLLLKMGAKREKLVLSIPFYGQSFTLAHAQQILAGPGVAATGPGEAGELTKQPGMLAYYEICERLTKFKWKSDRDLNLTFGPFAMLNDQWVGYDDATSVQAKARYAANNNFAGVAAWTVDLDDFRNLCCSESYPLLRAINRELGRLDSNPPTHPNCERPTLSVPPIPPQMTTISSEDSGGLVQNHDHTTSLPSWEDSSSLMFSTTKNPNPVSTTATSTVHWWSSSTERPREPTMTTARPTHTTIPVPAVIYPVAQASNCKSGEFYADSKNCNAYYHCIIAGELRQQFCPGGLHWNNEAKGCDWPSSAQCSLKLDQHLSTSYPKPTQTSKKPETTLKPNKKPLATSVHHPVSNTSSGPQYLRPTLLECNEGEYYPHRNCRKYYICVNKALVPSECGGDLHWDGIKKLCDWPENVQCVTSQKYLKIIQSSSANEEDPCNGEKRVPYPGNCSKYLFCLWNRLQANDCPPGLHYNEVIGNCDWPAAAKCNPKGEESSGEAEMNDISKPPNFTHPTNPTENPVAKPLDSYYKVICYFTNWAWYRKGIGRFTPDDIHTDLCTHIIYGFAVLDHSELILRTHDSWADVENKFYTRVSSLKSKGIKVSLALGGWNDSQGDKYSRLVRSPVARARFVRHALEFIEKYGFEGLDLDWEYPVCWQTECNKGSTEEKEGFTAWVQELSVAFRPRGLLLSTAVSPSRKIIDAGYDIPQLSRYFDWIAVMTYDFHGHWDKKTGHVAPLYHHPDDDFEHFNVNSSINYWIEKGAPSRKLVMGIPLYGQSFTLENNNSCGINAKAPGPGVAGEFTRAAGFLAYYEIFQIRRLHVVLKGIQPDGNLSEITES; via the exons atgCAACTCAATGCCTTGTGTATGCTTGTG GTTGTCTTGGCAATAGCTGTAAAAGCCCACATTCGCATTGATGAACTGGGGGTCCATTTGGAATCCAATTATAAGCGTGCATTTATTCGTTCTGCGGTGGAGAGCATACCTTTGGATAACAACACAAAACTCCTAGTCCGTAACAGTGCAAAACCTGAGTTTGGGAACGCTTTTCTACCACTGCGGAATGCTGTGGAGAGTATTCCAACGCCATATCAGAGCAACACTTCTAAGCTAAGAAAGAACTCTGATATACGTTCTTTTGTACGTGATGCTGTAGAGTCATTGCCAAATGATGAAGATGGGCTGGAACACATGGGATTTTCcacaaaatattataatagtGCTAGCGAGGATGTTGAAGGTGTAGAcccgaaaagcaaaaagtcAACACAACATGTAAATTTAAATCCTTGGACCATTTCCAATAAGTACGCTGCTTTTATTGCCCCCGGAAACTCAGACGACTTTTATCCGATGTCATACCGAGCCGGCTCACCGCATCAGGAGTTGCTTAATATTATGAACATCAAACCGGTTAAGCAACCCGATAAACTTGATCGGTACGCAGAGCGGCAGTCTTACGGTGTATTAGGATACAGTAACCTGCCATATCAGCAGTCCTATGGGGCTTTGGGATTGGTAAACAGGAATGACTTCAAAGTGACTACAAAAGTTCTCTGTTACATGTCGAACTGGGCATTTTACCGAAGTGGTGAAGCTCATTTTGTGCCTGAGCAGATTGACCCTAATCTCTGCTCTGTTATTATCTATTCGTTCGCCTCCCTAGATACCGACCACCTTACCATTCGAGAATTTGATTCATGGGTGGACTTGGATAACCAATACTACCGTCGGGTGACATCGCTGGGAGTTCCTGTATTAATCGCCTTGGGTGGATGGACGGATTCTAGCGGTTCCAAGTACTCACGCTTAGTTAGTGACAACCTTAGGCGACGGGTTTTTGTATCAAGTGTGAGCAGCTTTTTATTACGTCATGGATTCAGCGGGCTGCACCTAGACTGGAACTACCCGAAGTGCTGGCAGAGCGATTGCTCAAGGGGACCGGCGACTGACAGGCCAAATCTAACCAAGCTTCTTCGTGAACTGCGCACCGAGTTTCATAGTGTAAATCCAAAGTTTCAGTTGGGAGTGGCCATCTCTGGCTACAAGGAGATTATAATGGAGGCCTATGATTTTCCCGCTTTGTCAGACATTGTAGACTATATGACAGTAATGACCTATGACTACCACGGAGCCTGGGAAAAGAAAACGGGTCATGTGAGTCCACTTTACGGCTTATCATCGGATACGTATCCGCAGTACAATACGAACTATACCATGCAGTTACTCCTAAAAATGGGCgccaaaagggaaaaactTGTATTGAGCATTCCGTTTTACGGCCAAAGTTTCACATTGGCACACGCGCAGCAAATTCTTGCAGGCCCAGGAGTGGCAGCCACTGGACCTGGAGAGGCCGGTGAATTGACAAAGCAGCCAGGAATGCTAGCTTACTACGAGATTTGTGAGCGCCTAACAAAGTTCAAGTGGAAGAGTGATCGGGATTTAAACCTGACATTCGGTCCATTTGCTATGCTAAACGACCAATGGGTGGGATATGATGACGCAACCAGTGTCCAAGCGAAGGCTCGATATGCAGCTAACAATAACTTTGCCGGAGTGGCAGCCTGGACCGTTGACCTTGATGACTTCCGAAACCTATGTTGCAGTGAATCTTATCCTTTACTTAGGGCCATTAACAGAGAATTGGGTCGCTTAGACTCGAACCCGCCCACTCATCCAAACTGTGAACGTCCTACATTATCGGTCCCTCCGATACCGCCCCAAATGACAACAATTAGTAGCGAGGATTCTGGAGGATTGGTACAGAATCACGATCATACAACATCCTTGCCGAGCTGGGAGGACAGCAGTAGCCTCATGTTCAGTACTACAAAAAATCCGAATCCTGTAAGCACCACTGCCACAAGTACCGTTCATTGGTGGAGTTCATCTACAGAACGTCCACGCGAACCGACTATGACTACGGCAAGACCCACTCATACCACAATCCCCGTTCCAGCAGTGATTTACCCAGTGGCACAGGCGTCGAATTGCAAAAGCGGCGAGTTCTACGCTGACTCAAAAAATTGTAACGCTTACTATCACTGTATTATTGCGGGAGAGTTACGGCAACAGTTTTGTCCAGGCGGTCTTCACTGGAACAACGAGGCAAAAGGATGTGACTGGCCGTCATCCGCCCAATGTTCACTTAAGCTCGATCAACACCTAAGCACTTCTTATCCAAAACCGACTCAAACGTCTAAAAAGCCGGAGACGACTTTGAAGCCTAATAAGAAACCGTTAGCGACTTCCGTGCATCATCCCGTCAGTAACACCTCAAGCGGACCACAATATTTGCGTCCAACTTTATTGGAGTGCAATGAAGGGGAGTACTACCCCCACAGAAACTGCAGGAAATATTACATCTGCGTTAATAAAGCACTAGTACCCAGTGAATGTGGCGGAGACTTGCATTGGGACGGCATCAAAAAGCTTTGTGACTGGCCTGAGAACGTGCAATGCGTTACaagccaaaaatatttaaaaataatccaaTCGAGTAGTGCCAACGAAGAGGACCCGTGCAATGGCGAAAAGCGAGTACCATATCCGGGAAACTGTTCGAAATATCTCTTCTGCCTATGGAATCGCCTACAGGCTAATGATTGTCCACCTGGGCTGCACTATAATGAAGTAATTGGGAACTGCGACTGGCCTGCAGCTGCAAAATGCAATCCGAAAGGAGAGGAGAGCAGCGGAGAGGCAGAGATGAACGATATCTCAAAGCCTCCCAATTTTACGCATCCAACGAACCCGACAGAAAACCCCGTCGCTAAACCTCTTGATAGTTATTACAAAGTTATTTGCTACTTTACGAATTGGGCGTGGTACCGCAAAGGAATAGGTCGTTTTACTCCCGACGACATACACACGGATCTGTGCACTCACATAATTTATGGGTTTGCAGTGTTAGACCATTCCGAACTTATACTACGAACACATGATTCTTGGGCCGACGTTGAAAACAAGTTTTATACGAGGGTTAGCAGCCTCAAAAGCAAGGGCATCAAGGTGAGCTTAGCACTTGGGGGATGGAACGATTCGCAAGGTGATAAGTACAGTCGCCTAGTTCGAAGTCCAGTGGCCCGAGCCCGTTTTGTGCGCCACGCCCTCGAGTTCATTGAAAAATACGGCTTCGAGGGCCTTGATTTAGACTGGGAGTACCCCGTCTGCTGGCAAACGGAGTGCAACAAGGGGTCTACCGAGGAAAAGGAGGGTTTTACCGCTTGGGTACAAGAGCTGTCTGTAGCGTTTCGCCCTCGAGGACTATTGTTGTCGACTGCTGTATCACCTAGCAGGAAAATCATTGATGCCGGATACGACATTCCCCAGCTTTCTCGCTATTTTGATTGGATCGCTGTCATGACATATGATTTCCATGGGCATTGGGATAAAAAAACAGGGCATGTGGCACCTCTGTATCATCATCCCGATGATGACTTTGAACATTTTAACGTG AACTCTTCCATAAACTATTGGATAGAAAAAGGAGCTCCTTCACGAAAGTTAGTAATGGGTATTCCGCTATACGGCCAGTCATTTACTCTAGAAAATAACAACAGCTGTGGCATAAATGCCAAAGCCCCAGGACCAGGTGTAGCCGGCGAATTCACCAGAGCAGCTGGATTTCTTGCTTACTATGAG